The Corallococcus exiguus genome has a window encoding:
- a CDS encoding PrkA family serine protein kinase, which yields MKDAEKGSWVSRIAAFQDVKTYAELNWEGSFEDYLEIVRKNPKVTRTAFQRIYDMILSHGKSEYIDNKKKLTRYHFFSDERFGGRDAIFGLDVPLMKLVNVFKSAAQGYGTEKRVILLHGPVGSSKSTIARLLKKGMEEYSKTPEGAAYTFSWLTDKKQPDGTVTKEKMKCPMNEEPLNLIPREWRDKVFSELSPPESGYTIPNGCELCPACRFVFKELMTQYGGDFAQVMGHIHVNRLIFSEKDRVGIGTFQPKDEKNQDSTELTGDINYRKIAEYGSDSDPRAFNFDGEFNIANRGVIEFVEVLKLDVAFLYDLLGASQEHKIKPKKFPQTDIDEVIIGHTNEPEYKKLENNEFMEALRDRTVKIDIPYITKLAEEVKIYEKDFNSRAIKGKHIAPHTLEMAAMWAVLTRLEEPKKHNLSLLQKLKLYNGKTLPNFTEDNIKELRKESVREGLEGISARYIQDKISNALVSDKGEGCINPFMVLNELEAGLKTHSLINTEDARKRMKELLTTVKQEYEDIVKNEVQRAISADEDAIGKLCGNYIDNIKAFTQKEKVRNKYTGIYEVPDERLMRSIEEKIDIPESRKDDFRGEIMNYIGALAVEGKTFNYRTNERLHKALELKLFEDQKDSIKLKNLVSSVVDKETQEKIDLVKDRMMKNYGYCEICSTDVLNFVASIFARGDAKE from the coding sequence ATGAAGGACGCTGAGAAGGGCTCGTGGGTCTCCAGGATCGCCGCGTTCCAGGACGTGAAGACCTACGCGGAACTCAACTGGGAGGGCTCTTTCGAGGACTACCTCGAAATCGTCCGCAAGAACCCCAAGGTCACCCGCACCGCCTTCCAGAGGATCTACGACATGATCCTCAGCCACGGGAAGTCGGAGTACATCGACAACAAGAAGAAGCTCACCCGCTACCACTTCTTCAGCGACGAGCGCTTCGGCGGCCGCGACGCCATCTTCGGCCTGGACGTGCCGCTGATGAAGCTGGTCAACGTCTTCAAGTCCGCCGCCCAGGGCTACGGCACGGAGAAGCGCGTCATCCTCCTGCACGGCCCCGTGGGCTCGTCCAAGTCCACCATCGCCCGCCTGCTCAAGAAGGGCATGGAGGAGTACTCGAAGACGCCGGAGGGCGCCGCGTACACCTTCTCCTGGCTCACCGACAAGAAGCAGCCGGACGGCACGGTGACGAAGGAGAAGATGAAGTGCCCGATGAACGAGGAGCCCCTCAACCTCATCCCCCGCGAGTGGCGCGACAAGGTCTTCTCCGAGCTGTCCCCGCCGGAGTCCGGCTACACGATTCCGAATGGCTGCGAGCTGTGCCCCGCCTGCCGCTTCGTCTTCAAGGAGCTGATGACCCAGTACGGCGGTGACTTCGCCCAGGTCATGGGCCACATCCACGTCAACCGGCTCATCTTCAGTGAGAAGGACCGCGTCGGCATCGGCACGTTCCAGCCCAAGGATGAGAAGAACCAGGACTCCACCGAACTCACCGGCGACATCAACTACCGGAAGATCGCCGAGTACGGCTCGGACTCCGACCCGCGAGCCTTCAACTTCGACGGCGAGTTCAACATCGCCAACCGCGGCGTCATCGAGTTCGTCGAAGTGCTCAAGCTGGACGTCGCGTTCCTCTACGACCTGCTCGGCGCGTCGCAGGAGCACAAGATCAAGCCGAAGAAGTTCCCTCAGACGGACATCGACGAAGTCATCATCGGGCACACCAACGAGCCCGAGTACAAGAAGCTCGAGAACAACGAGTTCATGGAGGCCTTGCGCGACCGTACGGTGAAGATTGACATCCCGTACATCACCAAGCTGGCCGAGGAAGTGAAGATCTACGAGAAGGACTTCAACTCCCGCGCCATCAAGGGCAAGCACATCGCCCCGCACACGCTGGAGATGGCCGCCATGTGGGCCGTCCTCACGCGCCTGGAGGAGCCCAAGAAGCACAACCTGTCGCTCCTGCAGAAGCTCAAGCTCTACAACGGCAAGACGCTCCCCAACTTCACCGAGGACAACATCAAGGAGCTGCGCAAGGAGTCCGTGCGCGAGGGCCTGGAGGGCATCAGCGCCCGCTACATCCAGGACAAGATCTCCAACGCCCTGGTGAGCGACAAGGGCGAGGGCTGCATCAACCCCTTCATGGTGCTCAACGAGCTGGAAGCCGGCTTGAAGACACACTCCCTCATCAACACCGAGGACGCGCGCAAGCGGATGAAGGAGCTGCTCACCACGGTGAAGCAGGAGTACGAGGACATCGTCAAGAACGAGGTCCAGCGCGCCATCAGCGCCGACGAGGACGCCATCGGCAAGCTGTGCGGCAACTACATCGACAACATCAAGGCCTTCACCCAGAAGGAGAAGGTCCGCAACAAGTACACCGGCATCTACGAGGTGCCGGACGAGCGCTTGATGCGGTCGATTGAAGAGAAGATCGACATCCCCGAGAGCCGCAAGGACGACTTCCGCGGGGAGATCATGAACTACATCGGCGCGCTCGCCGTGGAGGGCAAGACCTTCAACTACCGGACCAACGAGCGGCTGCACAAGGCGCTGGAGCTGAAGCTGTTCGAGGACCAGAAGGACAGCATCAAGCTCAAGAACCTGGTGTCGTCCGTCGTGGACAAGGAGACCCAGGAGAAGATCGACCTGGTGAAGGACCGGATGATGAAGAACTACGGGTACTGCGAGATCTGCTCCACGGACGTGCTGAACTTCGTGGCCAGCATCTTCGCCCGCGGTGACGCCAAGGAGTAA
- a CDS encoding DUF444 family protein produces the protein MTLKIHQDHSRFKQIVRGKIKANLRKYVQKGEMLGKKGKDAISIPIPFIDIPRFKYGHKEQGGVGQGDGEVGQQLGPGAVEPGDGHQAGQGEGDHALEVDVTLEELAQILGEELQLPRIERRQNERIVTQKVKYTGVNTTGPESLRHFKRTFKQALKRQIATGTYDPKMPVIIPTREDRRYRSYKLQELPETNAVIIYMMDVSGSMGDEQKEIVRIESFWLDTWLKHQYKGLESRYIIHDAVAREVDRDTFFHTRESGGTMISSAYKLCRDIIQADYPKSAWNIYPFHFSDGDNWSADDTRQCIEMLRNDILPQVNQFAYGQVESPYGSGQFIKDLREAVGDTNNVALSEIADKDAIYASIKDFLGKGR, from the coding sequence GTGACCTTGAAGATCCACCAGGACCACTCCCGCTTCAAACAGATCGTCCGCGGGAAGATCAAAGCCAACCTGCGCAAGTACGTGCAGAAGGGCGAGATGCTGGGCAAGAAGGGCAAGGATGCCATCAGCATCCCCATCCCCTTCATCGACATCCCGCGCTTCAAGTACGGCCACAAGGAGCAGGGCGGCGTCGGACAGGGAGACGGTGAGGTGGGTCAGCAGCTCGGCCCCGGGGCTGTGGAGCCCGGGGACGGGCACCAGGCCGGCCAGGGCGAGGGAGACCACGCCCTGGAGGTGGACGTCACGCTGGAGGAGCTGGCGCAGATTCTTGGCGAGGAGCTCCAGCTGCCGCGCATCGAACGGCGGCAGAACGAGCGCATCGTCACGCAGAAGGTGAAGTACACGGGCGTGAACACCACGGGCCCGGAGTCGCTGCGCCACTTCAAGCGCACCTTCAAGCAGGCCCTGAAGCGGCAGATCGCCACCGGCACCTACGACCCGAAGATGCCGGTCATCATCCCCACGCGCGAGGACCGGCGCTACCGCAGCTACAAGCTCCAGGAGCTGCCGGAAACCAACGCGGTCATCATCTACATGATGGACGTGTCCGGCTCGATGGGGGACGAGCAGAAGGAGATCGTCCGCATCGAGAGCTTCTGGCTCGATACGTGGCTCAAGCATCAGTACAAGGGCCTGGAGTCGCGCTACATCATCCACGACGCGGTGGCGCGCGAAGTGGACCGCGACACGTTCTTCCACACCCGTGAATCCGGCGGGACGATGATCTCCAGCGCGTACAAGCTGTGCCGGGACATCATCCAGGCGGACTACCCGAAGAGCGCGTGGAACATCTACCCGTTCCACTTCAGCGACGGGGACAACTGGAGCGCGGACGACACGCGCCAGTGCATCGAGATGCTCCGCAACGACATCCTCCCGCAGGTGAACCAGTTCGCCTACGGACAGGTGGAGTCCCCCTACGGCAGCGGGCAGTTCATCAAGGACCTGCGCGAGGCGGTGGGTGACACGAACAACGTCGCGCTGAGCGAGATCGCGGACAAGGACGCCATCTACGCCTCCATCAAGGACTTCCTCGGCAAGGGGCGCTGA
- a CDS encoding SpoVR family protein produces MPKSLTPRLAALRDEIHGYAKEFGLDFFDTVFEMVSYDEMNMVAAYGGFPTRYPHWRWGMEYEQLAKGYEYGLSKIYELVINNDPCYAYLMESNPEVDQKLVMAHVYGHCDFFKNNFSFRHTNRRMIDDMANHATRVRRWVDKIGVEKVEDFIDRTLSLENLIDQHAPHIRRNPDPQRAEEEAKSNERVEGFKVNREYMRGFINPSEFMDSQRKRAEDEKQQRKRFPERPQRDVLYFLLEHAPLEPWEVDILSILRDEAYYFAPQGQTKIMNEGWASYWHSTIMTRRALRDDEIIDYADHHSGTMGVRPGAINPYKLGIELWRDIEDRWNKGKFGKEWDECDDLRARQAWDKKLGAGREKIFEVRKHYNDITFIDTFLTAEFAQQQKLFVYGFNDKRNSWEILDREFRKVKNKLLTSLTNFGQPIIEVVDGNYENRSELLLAHKHDGQDLKSDYARETLRNLQSLWRRPVNIITRYDGKGALLRYDGQHHSEKKVEL; encoded by the coding sequence ATGCCCAAGAGCCTTACACCGCGACTCGCAGCGCTGCGGGATGAAATCCACGGCTACGCCAAGGAGTTCGGCCTGGATTTCTTCGACACCGTCTTCGAGATGGTGAGCTACGACGAGATGAACATGGTGGCCGCCTACGGCGGCTTCCCCACCCGCTATCCCCACTGGCGCTGGGGCATGGAGTACGAGCAGCTGGCGAAGGGGTACGAGTACGGGCTTTCGAAAATCTACGAGCTCGTCATCAACAACGACCCTTGTTACGCCTACTTGATGGAGAGCAACCCGGAGGTGGACCAGAAGCTGGTGATGGCCCACGTCTACGGTCACTGCGACTTCTTCAAGAACAACTTCTCCTTCCGGCACACCAACCGCCGGATGATTGACGACATGGCCAACCACGCCACCCGCGTCCGTCGGTGGGTGGACAAGATTGGCGTGGAGAAGGTGGAGGACTTCATCGACCGGACGCTGTCGCTGGAGAACCTCATCGACCAGCACGCGCCCCACATCCGGCGCAACCCGGACCCGCAGCGCGCGGAGGAAGAGGCCAAGTCCAACGAGCGCGTGGAGGGCTTCAAGGTGAACCGCGAGTACATGCGCGGCTTCATCAACCCCTCCGAGTTCATGGACTCACAGCGCAAGCGCGCCGAGGACGAGAAGCAGCAGCGCAAGCGCTTCCCGGAGCGCCCTCAGCGCGACGTGCTCTACTTCCTGCTGGAGCACGCGCCGCTGGAGCCGTGGGAGGTGGACATCCTCTCCATCCTGCGCGACGAGGCGTATTACTTCGCGCCGCAGGGCCAGACGAAGATCATGAACGAGGGGTGGGCCAGCTACTGGCACTCCACCATCATGACCCGTCGGGCGCTGCGGGACGATGAGATCATCGACTACGCGGACCACCACTCCGGCACCATGGGCGTGCGCCCTGGCGCCATCAACCCATACAAGCTGGGCATCGAGCTGTGGCGGGACATCGAGGACCGGTGGAACAAGGGCAAGTTCGGCAAGGAGTGGGACGAGTGCGATGACCTTCGCGCACGCCAGGCCTGGGACAAGAAGCTGGGCGCGGGGCGCGAAAAGATTTTCGAGGTGCGCAAGCACTACAACGACATCACCTTCATCGACACGTTCCTCACCGCCGAGTTCGCCCAGCAGCAGAAGCTCTTCGTCTACGGCTTCAACGACAAGCGCAACTCGTGGGAAATCCTCGACCGCGAGTTCCGCAAGGTGAAGAACAAGCTGCTCACGTCGCTCACCAACTTCGGCCAGCCCATCATCGAAGTGGTGGATGGCAACTACGAGAACCGCTCGGAGCTGCTGCTCGCGCACAAGCACGACGGGCAGGACCTGAAGAGCGACTACGCGCGGGAGACGCTGCGCAACCTCCAGTCCCTGTGGCGGCGGCCCGTGAACATCATCACGCGCTACGACGGCAAGGGAGCCCTGCTGCGCTACGACGGGCAGCACCACTCGGAAAAGAAAGTGGAGCTGTAA
- a CDS encoding M23 family metallopeptidase encodes MKTASLLCLAALGVASTSEAATQFEIKNRRIEPRQTLAGALHDAQLPDEQVTAVISALEGVFDFRKSRVGDQFRLVMKNGELDFFDYRQSTVDEWQVRRDGEKYIGSKRSIEVEKQVSLVSLEINSSLYEATLAAGEDPSIGLVLSDVFAWDIDFYRDVRKGDKAKALVEKFVSKGRVLRYGEVLAATYEGGLVGNKRVFRYVLPNGEANFFQEDGASAKKTFLKSPLKYAHVTSSFGSRFHPVLQYLKNHNGVDYGTPIGTPVWAVADGTVVSAGNAGAAGNMVLLRHANGMETQYMHLSRFGDGVRAGQRVRQKQVIAYSGNTGRSTGPHLHFGLKRNGTYANPLTQKFPRADPLPKELTADFLAKAHDMAQQIDAVSVAAVAGKAGPPPTATK; translated from the coding sequence ATGAAGACCGCTTCCCTCCTCTGCCTTGCCGCCCTCGGGGTGGCTTCGACGTCCGAAGCCGCCACCCAGTTCGAAATCAAGAACCGTCGCATCGAGCCGCGCCAGACGCTGGCGGGTGCGCTGCACGACGCGCAGCTGCCCGACGAGCAGGTGACAGCGGTCATCTCCGCGCTGGAGGGCGTGTTCGACTTCCGCAAGTCGCGCGTGGGCGACCAGTTCCGGCTGGTGATGAAGAACGGCGAGCTGGACTTCTTCGACTACCGCCAGAGCACCGTGGACGAGTGGCAGGTGCGCCGCGACGGGGAGAAGTACATCGGCAGCAAGCGCTCCATCGAGGTGGAGAAGCAGGTGTCGCTGGTGTCGCTGGAGATCAACTCGTCCCTGTACGAGGCGACGCTGGCCGCGGGCGAGGACCCGTCCATCGGCCTGGTGCTGTCGGACGTGTTCGCGTGGGACATCGACTTCTACCGGGACGTGCGCAAGGGCGACAAGGCGAAGGCCCTGGTGGAGAAGTTCGTCTCCAAGGGCCGCGTGCTGCGCTACGGCGAGGTGCTGGCGGCCACGTATGAGGGCGGCCTGGTGGGCAACAAGCGCGTGTTCCGCTACGTGCTGCCCAACGGCGAGGCCAACTTCTTCCAGGAGGACGGCGCCAGCGCGAAGAAGACCTTCCTCAAGAGCCCGCTGAAGTACGCGCACGTCACCAGCAGCTTCGGGTCGCGCTTCCACCCGGTGCTCCAGTACCTGAAGAACCACAACGGCGTGGACTACGGCACGCCCATTGGCACCCCGGTGTGGGCCGTGGCGGACGGCACCGTCGTGTCCGCGGGCAACGCGGGCGCCGCCGGCAACATGGTGCTGCTGCGCCACGCCAACGGCATGGAGACGCAGTACATGCACCTGTCGCGCTTCGGTGACGGCGTGCGCGCCGGCCAGCGCGTGCGGCAGAAGCAGGTGATTGCCTACTCCGGCAACACCGGCCGCTCCACCGGCCCGCACCTGCACTTCGGCCTGAAGCGCAACGGCACCTACGCCAACCCGCTCACCCAGAAGTTCCCTCGCGCGGATCCGCTGCCCAAGGAGCTGACGGCGGACTTCCTCGCCAAGGCGCATGACATGGCCCAGCAGATTGACGCCGTGTCCGTGGCCGCCGTCGCCGGCAAGGCGGGCCCGCCGCCCACCGCCACGAAGTAG
- a CDS encoding DUF2378 family protein has product MSFPLDDLEQRIALTRPGDTVRGLSFAAVLRLVHQRLGRDASERLRAPLMQRSPVDFFSYPAVDFLRLLAFASEALQPEFGTRDAALRACGQSIVGTFFESTVGQTLLRLTSGGGDPKRLYSNAPASYSTAVSYGQREYQALGDKRVRLLFKGDLLPVEVHEGILMGPLTALHREGSVRGSERCLGDSEFIIDWS; this is encoded by the coding sequence ATGTCCTTCCCCCTGGATGACCTGGAGCAGCGCATCGCCCTCACCCGGCCAGGGGACACCGTGCGGGGGTTGAGCTTCGCGGCGGTGCTGAGGCTCGTGCACCAGCGGCTGGGGCGTGACGCCTCGGAGCGCCTGCGCGCGCCGCTCATGCAGCGCAGCCCCGTGGACTTCTTCTCCTATCCGGCGGTGGATTTCCTGCGGCTGCTCGCCTTCGCGTCGGAGGCGCTCCAGCCGGAGTTCGGCACGCGTGACGCGGCCCTGCGGGCGTGCGGGCAGTCCATCGTCGGGACGTTCTTCGAGTCCACGGTGGGGCAGACGCTCCTGCGCCTCACCTCAGGCGGCGGAGACCCCAAGCGCCTGTACAGCAACGCGCCCGCGTCCTACTCCACCGCGGTGAGCTACGGGCAGCGCGAGTACCAGGCCCTGGGCGACAAGCGCGTGCGGCTGCTCTTCAAGGGCGACCTGCTGCCCGTGGAGGTCCACGAGGGCATCCTCATGGGTCCCCTCACCGCGCTGCACCGTGAAGGCAGTGTGCGGGGCTCCGAGCGGTGCCTGGGCGACTCCGAGTTCATCATCGATTGGAGCTGA
- a CDS encoding glycogen/starch/alpha-glucan phosphorylase: MAPPASARPASPTPSASGAPEDSGRTGLDAASVRRGFFEHVRYSRGKNPETATPHDRFMALSLAVRDRLTDRWVKTARTYYEQDVKRAYYLSAEYLLGRALGNNLLNLNMYEAAAAAMQEVGVDLSQLLEMEPDAGLGNGGLGRLAACFLDSLATLGYPGMGYGIRYEFGIFSQDLVEGHQVERADEWLKFGNPWEIVRPEKAVPVRFFGRVEHHQGPDGRPVARWVGGKTVIGVPYDTPIAGYGNNTVNTLRLWQARASAEFDLLLFNAGDYERSVVEKNDSEVISKVLYPNDAFQAGKELRLKQQYFFVACSIADIVRRYLKNHNDFRDFSRKVAIQLNDTHPAIGVAELMRVLVDERRLLWDEAWSITQETFGYTNHTLLAEAMERWPVSLFERLLPRHLEIIFEINQRFMRQVQIRYPFDVEKQQRMSLVEEGSEKKIRMAHLAVVGSHSINGVAALHTDLLRRDVLPDFAQMYPERFNNKTNGVTPRRWLAWCNPRLSKLITSRIGEGWATDLDQLLKLEAHAEDPEFRKAFREVKRANKDELAQHVRDLRWVQLNPDAIFDVQIKRLHEYKRQLLDAVHIVALWMKARRDPSSVIAPRAFLFGAKAAPGYHLAKLTIRLINGIAEVVNSDAGATGLQVVFLPNYRVSLAERIIPAADVSEQISTAGWEASGTGNMKLMLNGALTLGTLDGANVEIRDAVGDENFFLFGLTADEVIARKKAGYKPREVYESNTELREALDLIRSGFFSPEDRNLFQPLVDSLLNEDRYLVLADFAAYAAKQEDVARAYKDTESWTKKCIINVARAGIFSSDRTIKQYAEEIWRVQQTKVE; encoded by the coding sequence ATGGCTCCTCCCGCCTCCGCGCGCCCCGCATCGCCCACGCCCTCCGCCTCGGGAGCTCCCGAAGACAGCGGCCGCACCGGGCTCGACGCGGCCAGCGTCCGTCGCGGCTTCTTCGAACACGTGCGCTATTCGCGCGGCAAGAACCCGGAGACGGCCACCCCGCACGACCGCTTCATGGCGCTGTCGCTGGCCGTGCGCGACCGCCTCACGGACCGCTGGGTGAAGACGGCGCGCACCTACTACGAGCAGGACGTCAAGCGCGCCTATTACCTGTCCGCGGAGTACCTGCTGGGTCGCGCGCTGGGCAACAACCTGCTCAACCTCAACATGTACGAGGCCGCGGCCGCCGCCATGCAGGAAGTCGGCGTGGATCTGAGCCAGCTCTTGGAGATGGAGCCGGACGCGGGCCTGGGCAACGGCGGTCTGGGCCGGCTGGCGGCGTGCTTCCTGGATTCGCTGGCCACCCTGGGCTACCCGGGCATGGGCTACGGCATCCGCTACGAGTTCGGCATCTTCTCCCAGGACCTGGTGGAGGGACACCAGGTGGAGCGCGCGGACGAGTGGCTGAAGTTCGGCAACCCGTGGGAAATCGTGCGGCCGGAGAAGGCGGTGCCGGTGCGCTTCTTCGGGCGCGTGGAGCACCACCAGGGTCCGGATGGCCGGCCGGTGGCGCGCTGGGTGGGCGGCAAGACAGTGATTGGCGTGCCGTACGACACACCCATCGCGGGCTACGGCAACAACACGGTCAACACGCTGCGGCTGTGGCAGGCGCGCGCGAGCGCGGAGTTCGACCTGCTGCTGTTCAACGCCGGTGACTACGAGCGCTCCGTGGTGGAGAAGAACGACTCGGAGGTCATCTCCAAGGTCCTCTACCCCAACGACGCGTTCCAGGCCGGCAAGGAGCTGCGCCTCAAGCAGCAGTACTTCTTCGTGGCGTGCTCCATCGCGGACATCGTCCGGCGCTACCTGAAGAACCACAACGACTTCCGTGACTTCTCCCGGAAGGTGGCCATCCAGCTCAATGACACGCACCCGGCCATTGGCGTGGCGGAGCTGATGCGCGTGCTGGTGGACGAGCGGCGCCTGCTCTGGGACGAGGCGTGGTCCATCACCCAGGAGACGTTCGGCTACACCAACCACACGCTCCTCGCGGAGGCCATGGAGCGCTGGCCGGTGTCGCTGTTCGAGCGGCTGCTGCCGCGTCACCTGGAGATCATCTTCGAGATCAACCAGCGCTTCATGCGTCAGGTGCAGATCCGCTACCCGTTCGACGTGGAGAAGCAGCAGCGGATGAGCCTGGTGGAGGAGGGCTCGGAGAAGAAGATCCGCATGGCCCACCTGGCCGTGGTGGGCAGCCACAGCATCAACGGCGTGGCCGCGCTGCACACGGACCTCTTGCGCCGCGACGTGCTGCCGGACTTCGCGCAGATGTACCCGGAGCGCTTCAACAACAAGACCAACGGCGTGACGCCGCGCCGGTGGCTGGCGTGGTGCAACCCGCGCCTGTCCAAGCTCATCACCAGCCGCATTGGTGAGGGCTGGGCCACGGACCTGGACCAGCTCCTGAAGCTGGAGGCGCACGCGGAGGACCCGGAGTTCCGCAAGGCCTTCCGCGAGGTGAAGCGCGCCAACAAGGACGAGCTGGCCCAGCACGTGAGGGACTTGCGATGGGTGCAGCTCAATCCGGACGCCATCTTCGACGTGCAGATCAAGCGCCTGCACGAGTACAAGCGGCAGCTGCTGGACGCCGTCCACATCGTGGCGCTGTGGATGAAGGCGCGCCGCGACCCGTCCAGCGTCATCGCGCCGCGCGCGTTCCTCTTCGGCGCGAAGGCCGCGCCGGGCTACCACCTGGCGAAGCTGACCATCCGGCTGATCAATGGCATCGCGGAGGTGGTCAACAGCGACGCGGGCGCCACGGGGCTGCAGGTGGTGTTCCTGCCCAACTACCGGGTGAGCCTGGCGGAGCGCATCATCCCCGCGGCGGACGTGTCCGAGCAGATCTCCACGGCGGGCTGGGAAGCGTCCGGCACGGGCAACATGAAGCTGATGCTCAACGGCGCGCTGACGCTGGGCACGCTGGACGGCGCCAACGTGGAGATTCGCGACGCGGTGGGCGACGAGAACTTCTTCCTCTTCGGCCTCACGGCGGACGAGGTCATCGCGCGCAAGAAGGCCGGCTACAAGCCGCGCGAGGTGTACGAGTCCAACACGGAGCTGCGCGAGGCGCTGGACCTCATCCGCTCCGGCTTCTTCTCCCCGGAGGACCGCAACCTCTTCCAGCCGCTGGTGGACAGCCTGCTCAACGAGGACCGCTATCTGGTGCTGGCGGACTTCGCGGCCTACGCGGCGAAGCAGGAGGACGTGGCGCGCGCCTACAAGGACACCGAGTCCTGGACGAAGAAGTGCATCATCAACGTCGCCCGCGCGGGCATCTTCTCCTCCGACCGCACCATCAAGCAGTACGCGGAGGAGATCTGGCGCGTGCAGCAGACGAAGGTGGAGTGA
- a CDS encoding M3 family metallopeptidase encodes MSDPLVPDAARHVTCPPEEFRRASEEALAKARDGIARLKTLPASTPSQDVLELFDESSAALDDAAARASVVRHTHPEVALREAAEAAEQAIENLANDIRMDRGVYDVLAAVSLANEDAATRKWMEKVLRDFRRAGVDRDEATRAKVKALQEELVRIGQEFSRNISQDTRKVALPPAALDGLPEDYVRAHAPGEDGQVRISTDYPDLVPFLTYARDGKAREELWRANRQRGYPANVNVLQSLVQKRHELATLLGYLHWAAYATEDKMVRSADAAGTFIRKIADASEERMKRDYAVLLERKRKDDPKADQVNPWDSGYLDDRVKAEQYAFDSQTVRPYFEYTRVKQGVLDLTARLFGVTYRPVKDVPVWHPDVEAYDVYEGQTLKGRFFLDMHPRADKYKHAAQFTLTSGKSGRRLPEGALICNFPKPGTEPALMQHGDVETFFHEFGHLLHHIFGGHTKWAGLSGVRTEWDFVEAPSQMLEEWARDVTCLQTFAKHYQTGEALPAELVERMLAADEFGKGLFVRQQMFYAALSLELYRRDPKNLDATALVRELQGQYIPFPYLEGTYFHLTFGHLDGYSSNYYTYMWSLVIAKDLFTVFQTKGLLNPEPAQDYRRAVLEPGGSDDAARLVHHFLGRDYDFRAYEAWLNKAA; translated from the coding sequence CCTGCCCGCCGGAGGAGTTCCGCCGCGCGAGCGAGGAGGCCCTGGCCAAGGCCCGCGACGGCATCGCGCGACTGAAGACGCTGCCCGCCTCCACGCCCTCTCAGGACGTCCTGGAGCTGTTCGACGAGTCCTCCGCCGCGCTGGATGACGCCGCCGCGCGCGCCAGCGTCGTGCGCCACACGCACCCGGAGGTCGCCCTGCGCGAGGCCGCGGAGGCCGCCGAGCAGGCCATCGAGAACCTGGCCAACGACATCCGCATGGACCGGGGCGTCTACGACGTCCTCGCGGCCGTGAGCCTGGCCAACGAGGACGCCGCCACGCGCAAGTGGATGGAGAAGGTGCTGCGCGACTTCCGCCGCGCCGGCGTGGACCGCGACGAAGCCACCCGCGCGAAGGTGAAGGCGCTCCAGGAGGAACTGGTCCGCATTGGCCAGGAGTTCAGCCGCAACATCAGCCAGGACACCCGCAAGGTGGCGCTGCCCCCGGCCGCGCTGGACGGCCTGCCGGAGGACTACGTGCGCGCGCACGCCCCTGGCGAGGACGGCCAGGTGCGCATCTCCACGGACTACCCGGACCTGGTGCCCTTCCTCACCTACGCGCGCGACGGCAAGGCCCGCGAAGAGCTCTGGCGCGCCAACCGCCAGCGCGGCTACCCCGCCAACGTGAACGTGCTCCAGAGCCTGGTGCAGAAGCGCCATGAGCTGGCCACGCTCCTGGGCTACCTCCACTGGGCCGCCTACGCCACCGAGGACAAGATGGTGCGCAGCGCGGACGCCGCGGGCACCTTCATCCGGAAGATCGCCGACGCGTCCGAAGAGCGCATGAAGCGCGACTACGCGGTGCTCCTGGAGCGCAAGCGCAAGGACGACCCGAAGGCCGACCAGGTGAACCCGTGGGACTCCGGCTACCTGGATGACCGCGTGAAGGCGGAGCAATACGCCTTCGACTCGCAGACGGTGCGCCCGTACTTCGAGTACACGCGCGTGAAGCAGGGCGTGCTGGACCTGACCGCGCGCCTCTTCGGCGTCACCTACCGCCCGGTGAAGGACGTGCCCGTGTGGCACCCGGACGTGGAGGCCTATGACGTCTACGAAGGCCAGACGCTCAAGGGCCGCTTCTTCCTGGACATGCACCCGCGCGCGGACAAGTACAAGCACGCGGCCCAGTTCACGCTGACGAGCGGCAAGTCAGGCCGGCGGCTCCCGGAAGGCGCGCTCATCTGCAACTTCCCCAAGCCCGGCACGGAGCCCGCGCTCATGCAGCACGGCGACGTGGAGACCTTCTTCCACGAGTTCGGCCACCTGCTGCACCACATCTTCGGCGGCCACACGAAGTGGGCGGGCCTGTCCGGCGTGCGCACGGAGTGGGACTTCGTGGAGGCCCCGTCGCAGATGCTGGAGGAGTGGGCGCGTGACGTGACGTGCCTGCAGACCTTCGCGAAGCACTACCAGACGGGGGAGGCGCTGCCCGCGGAGCTGGTGGAGCGCATGCTCGCCGCGGACGAGTTCGGCAAGGGCCTCTTCGTGCGCCAGCAGATGTTCTACGCGGCGCTCAGCCTGGAGCTGTACCGGCGCGACCCGAAGAACCTGGACGCCACCGCGCTCGTGCGCGAGCTGCAGGGCCAGTACATCCCCTTCCCGTACCTGGAGGGCACGTACTTCCACCTCACCTTCGGGCACCTGGATGGGTACTCGTCCAACTACTACACGTACATGTGGTCGTTGGTCATCGCGAAGGACCTCTTCACGGTGTTCCAGACGAAGGGCCTGCTCAACCCGGAGCCCGCGCAGGACTACCGCCGCGCGGTGCTGGAGCCGGGCGGCTCCGACGACGCCGCGCGCCTGGTGCACCACTTCCTCGGCCGCGACTACGACTTCCGCGCGTACGAGGCGTGGCTGAACAAGGCCGCGTAA